A segment of the Hallerella succinigenes genome:
AGTTCCGAATACGGCGCACGGCGAACAAACGACGTTCCAGTTTACCTTCCCCCAGCTCTACATAGGCGACAAGGTAAAGCGTGTCCACACGCAGCACAAGCTTGACCGGACAAATGTCGATTTTTTCTTCCGTTGCATTGTCGTGCGCAGAAACGTATGTAATTTTAAGCTTGCTGCGGTTCTTGATCGCGTCCAGGAACTTGTCAATTTCCGTTTCGCGGAACTGCAAGTTTTCGCTGTATTCCGAGAACGGTCCAAGGTCCACAACAAAATCGTTATCCACGTTGATGGCGTGATTTGCGGCTTCGACGGATTCCGATACTTCGCCGTTTAATATCTTGATCGCCTTTTTGATGCTTTTTCCGTGAGCGACGCCCATGTTGTCCAAGACTTTTTGCGCCGACTTCAGTTCTCGTATCAGAGATTCCGGGCGCTTCGGCACATCGGGCGAAATGAAGAAACGGTGCGTTTTCTTATCTTGCTTTAGACCGCAGTTTTCCCCTTCGAGCGTGGTGATGTAGCGGTAGATCGTGCGAATGTTGCAGTTCATGTAATCGGCGAGTTCTTGGATACTCGTCGGATGTTCCTGCAAACGCTTTTTCACCTGATTGAGTTTATCATAAGTCGAAGACATTCTTATATCTCCCCCAAGGAATTATCAATTCGGATACGGGTATCAATTCGGACTCCTTTCGCGGCACGTGCGATAAAAATATTCAAGAGGCTTTTTTGTAACATGCTTTTGACCGACCCTTCCACCAAAACGCCGTCCGCCATCGGAATAATGCGCAGACGTTGATCCATTTTTGCCTTTTTATCAAGCTTCATCTTGACTCGAAGCATATCCGCCACGTGTCGCATGTGCGGAGGTGGAGCGCCCACTTCTTCGATTTCAAACTGAGCATCACGCAAGCCTTGAATGTGACGTAGGCGCGCTATCGTCGTCCTGAAATCGCTTCCCGAAGTGTAATAGGCGTTCAACTTTAATATACCGTCCCTCACTTGAATTTCACAATTAAAGAACGGCGAATCGTGATCTTCTAAAATGCGGAGCACCGCACGCCAAAGTTCATCATCGGGAATCGGATCGCCCGGGATTCTCACCGAGAGCAAATCCACAACACCGCGAATATCCGGCAGTTTTTTGATTTCACGAATCACTTCTTCTTTTAACGGAAGTTCCGGAACCGATCCGTAAACGTAAACAACCGAATGCACCACGTTCAGCTTGACCGTCTCCACGATCGACGAAAAATACGTTTTCACGCATTCCGTCAAATGTTCAAGCAAAACACGATCCGGAAGCAGCTGATACTCATCTGGAAGCGTCATAAAAATGATCTTTCCGTTTTCAAGCTGCACCACGAGCTTTTCTGCGCCATGATCCGAAACACGACCGACGACAAAACCGGTCATCTGGCGCAACACGTGATAAATCGGATCGCCCAAAAGGGCAACACCCGCCTGCGCCGGCAAAAGTTTGAATCCCAGCGGAGCGCGTTCGTTAAAATGCGTCATCAGCGGGCGCGTGAATTTTTCACGTTCGCCTTGGCCAAAGTCGAGTTCCACCACTTCTTCCGTCCGCGTCGAATAATGTCCCGCAACGCAACCCGGTCGAGTTTTGCCAT
Coding sequences within it:
- a CDS encoding helix-turn-helix transcriptional regulator, giving the protein MSSTYDKLNQVKKRLQEHPTSIQELADYMNCNIRTIYRYITTLEGENCGLKQDKKTHRFFISPDVPKRPESLIRELKSAQKVLDNMGVAHGKSIKKAIKILNGEVSESVEAANHAINVDNDFVVDLGPFSEYSENLQFRETEIDKFLDAIKNRSKLKITYVSAHDNATEEKIDICPVKLVLRVDTLYLVAYVELGEGKLERRLFAVRRIRNFRKTGGFFPEIPFSYKDLYANCFGKYTGKDFPKIKLVMEVKSSWLQTQLREAHFNPPIKIRKQNPMTVELNICDTPDLEGWLLGILPDVKILEPESLKERLRLQLKKSSEALS